One region of Culex pipiens pallens isolate TS chromosome 2, TS_CPP_V2, whole genome shotgun sequence genomic DNA includes:
- the LOC120418572 gene encoding venom serine protease-like isoform X2 — MWFRSFAGLVLVLVVVVEVVQGQQQCYYSLDMKFGSDYYLPSPQFPLFYPPNTQCSYRINAPFGYRINFTCDVFQIPSSTGCKIDAVYISPSGREDLADAYTYCGAGTVQEKSFANSLFLRLRSSPTSRGGKFLCRMSLIQPSCSCGRKKQTRIVNGVQTAVNEFPMMAAMIDVKTKSVVCGATIISERFALTAAHCLLNRNVDDTVLLVGDHNLTTGADTSYAQAYVLAQFIGHPGFTMNPVANDIALLRTLQPIQFNAGVGPVCLPWKFRGASFSGDSVEACGWGNLDFGGPSSNVLMKVDLNVIDNQDCSSRLNSVMSPQKMCTYTPTKDTCQADSGGPLYFTEAGSGRLYEVGIVSYGYACATTKPSVNTRVTEYLDWIMASSPDSFYCFM, encoded by the exons ATGTGGTTTAGAAGTTTCGCCGGTTTAGTTCTAGTTTTAGTGGTGGTGGTCGAGGTGGTGCAGGGTCAGCAACAGTGCTATTACTcgctggatatgaaatttgggTCGGATTATTATCTACCTTCGCCACAGTTTCCGCTGTTTTACCCGCCAAACACGCAGTGTTCGTACAGGATTAATGCGCCGTTTGGGTACAGGATTAACTTTACCTGCGATGTGTTTCAGATTCCGAGC AGCACCGGTTGCAAGATCGACGCAGTCTACATTTCACCATCCGGCCGTGAGGACCTGGCCGACGCTTACACGTACTGTGGCGCGGGTACAGTTCAAGAGAAATCTTTCGCCAACAGTTTGTTCCTGCGGCTACGGTCTTCCCCCACCAGCCGCGGTGGAAAGTTCCTGTGCCGAATGTCGCTGATTCAACCGAGTTGCAGCTGCGGACGGAAGAAGCAG acGAGGATTGTCAACGGAGTTCAAACCGCTGTAAATGAATTCCCTATGATGGCAGCTATGATCGATGTGAAGACCAAGAGTGTTGTATGTGGTGCTACGATAA TTTCAGAGAGATTCGCACTGACGGCAGCTCACTGCTTGCTCAATCGTAACGTTGACGACACCGTATTGCTTGTCGGCGACCACAACCTGACAACCGGAGCGGATACCTCGTACGCCCAAGCCTACGTCCTAGCGCAGTTCATAGGTCATCCCGGCTTCACGATGAACCCAGTAGCGAACGACATTGCGCTGCTGCGAACCCTCCAACCAATCCAGTTCAACGCCGGAGTCGGTCCGGTTTGCCTTCCGTGGAAGTTCCGGGGAGCTTCGTTCAGTGGCGATTCCGTCGAGGCTTGCGGCTGGGGCAATCTGGACTTTGGAGGACCCTCCTCGAACGTGCTCATGAAGGTCGATCTGAACGTTATCGATAACCAGGACTGTTCGAGCAGGTTGAACTCCGTGATGAGTCCGCAGAAGATGTGCACTTACACGCCGACGAAGGACACGTGTCAGGCGGATTCCGGAGGGCCGCTGTATTTTACGGAGGCGGGAAGTGGTCGGTTGTACGAGGTTGGGATTGTGAGTTATGGGTACGCGTGTGCCACGACGAAGCCGAGCGTTAATACGAGGGTCACAGAGTATTTGGACTGGATTATGGCCAGCAGTCCCGACTCGTTTTACTGTTTTATGTAA
- the LOC120418572 gene encoding venom serine protease-like isoform X1, with protein sequence MWFRSFAGLVLVLVVVVEVVQGQQQCYYSLDMKFGSDYYLPSPQFPLFYPPNTQCSYRINAPFGYRINFTCDVFQIPSKFRIPPPMPHKPHKRPDNSTGCKIDAVYISPSGREDLADAYTYCGAGTVQEKSFANSLFLRLRSSPTSRGGKFLCRMSLIQPSCSCGRKKQTRIVNGVQTAVNEFPMMAAMIDVKTKSVVCGATIISERFALTAAHCLLNRNVDDTVLLVGDHNLTTGADTSYAQAYVLAQFIGHPGFTMNPVANDIALLRTLQPIQFNAGVGPVCLPWKFRGASFSGDSVEACGWGNLDFGGPSSNVLMKVDLNVIDNQDCSSRLNSVMSPQKMCTYTPTKDTCQADSGGPLYFTEAGSGRLYEVGIVSYGYACATTKPSVNTRVTEYLDWIMASSPDSFYCFM encoded by the exons ATGTGGTTTAGAAGTTTCGCCGGTTTAGTTCTAGTTTTAGTGGTGGTGGTCGAGGTGGTGCAGGGTCAGCAACAGTGCTATTACTcgctggatatgaaatttgggTCGGATTATTATCTACCTTCGCCACAGTTTCCGCTGTTTTACCCGCCAAACACGCAGTGTTCGTACAGGATTAATGCGCCGTTTGGGTACAGGATTAACTTTACCTGCGATGTGTTTCAGATTCCGAGC AAATTTCGGATTCCACCGCCGATGCCACACAAGCCTCACAAGCGGCCGGATAAT AGCACCGGTTGCAAGATCGACGCAGTCTACATTTCACCATCCGGCCGTGAGGACCTGGCCGACGCTTACACGTACTGTGGCGCGGGTACAGTTCAAGAGAAATCTTTCGCCAACAGTTTGTTCCTGCGGCTACGGTCTTCCCCCACCAGCCGCGGTGGAAAGTTCCTGTGCCGAATGTCGCTGATTCAACCGAGTTGCAGCTGCGGACGGAAGAAGCAG acGAGGATTGTCAACGGAGTTCAAACCGCTGTAAATGAATTCCCTATGATGGCAGCTATGATCGATGTGAAGACCAAGAGTGTTGTATGTGGTGCTACGATAA TTTCAGAGAGATTCGCACTGACGGCAGCTCACTGCTTGCTCAATCGTAACGTTGACGACACCGTATTGCTTGTCGGCGACCACAACCTGACAACCGGAGCGGATACCTCGTACGCCCAAGCCTACGTCCTAGCGCAGTTCATAGGTCATCCCGGCTTCACGATGAACCCAGTAGCGAACGACATTGCGCTGCTGCGAACCCTCCAACCAATCCAGTTCAACGCCGGAGTCGGTCCGGTTTGCCTTCCGTGGAAGTTCCGGGGAGCTTCGTTCAGTGGCGATTCCGTCGAGGCTTGCGGCTGGGGCAATCTGGACTTTGGAGGACCCTCCTCGAACGTGCTCATGAAGGTCGATCTGAACGTTATCGATAACCAGGACTGTTCGAGCAGGTTGAACTCCGTGATGAGTCCGCAGAAGATGTGCACTTACACGCCGACGAAGGACACGTGTCAGGCGGATTCCGGAGGGCCGCTGTATTTTACGGAGGCGGGAAGTGGTCGGTTGTACGAGGTTGGGATTGTGAGTTATGGGTACGCGTGTGCCACGACGAAGCCGAGCGTTAATACGAGGGTCACAGAGTATTTGGACTGGATTATGGCCAGCAGTCCCGACTCGTTTTACTGTTTTATGTAA